A genomic stretch from Serratia entomophila includes:
- the nusB gene encoding transcription antitermination factor NusB translates to MKPAARRRARECAVQALYSWQLSKNDIADVEHQFLTEQDVKDVDVAYFRELLSGAAVNAGMLDELMAPYLSRQLDELGQVERAVLRIALFELKMREDVPYKVAINEAIELAKTFGAEDSHKFVNGVLDKVAPTIRKKK, encoded by the coding sequence GTGAAACCTGCTGCTCGTCGCCGCGCTCGTGAGTGCGCTGTTCAAGCGCTTTACTCTTGGCAGTTGTCTAAAAATGACATTGCCGATGTTGAACACCAGTTCCTGACGGAGCAGGATGTCAAAGATGTTGACGTCGCCTATTTTCGCGAGTTGCTGTCCGGCGCGGCGGTGAATGCAGGTATGTTGGATGAGCTGATGGCTCCCTACCTGTCGCGCCAGCTCGATGAGCTGGGCCAGGTGGAGCGTGCGGTTCTGCGCATTGCGCTGTTTGAGCTGAAAATGCGTGAGGATGTCCCTTACAAAGTGGCTATCAACGAAGCGATCGAGCTGGCGAAAACCTTCGGCGCTGAAGACAGCCACAAGTTTGTGAACGGCGTGCTGGATAAAGTGGCACCCACCATTCGCAAGAAAAAATAA
- the tgt gene encoding tRNA guanosine(34) transglycosylase Tgt: MKYELDTTDGRARRGRLIFDRGVVETPAFMPVGTYGTVKGMTPEEVKETGAQILLGNTFHLWLRPGQEIMKLHGDLHDFMQWHGPILTDSGGFQVFSLGAMRKIKEEGVYFRNPINGDKVFLSPEKSMEIQYDLGSDIVMIFDECTPYPADWDYAKRSMEMSLRWAQRSRQRFDELNNKNALFGIIQGGVYEDLRDVSVKGLVDIGFDGYAVGGLAVGEPKEDMHRILEHVCPQIPEDKPRYLMGVGKPEDLVEGVRRGIDMFDCVMPTRNARNGHLFVTDGVVKIRNAKHKDDTSPLDKDCDCYTCRNYSRAYLHHLDRCNEILGARLNTIHNLRHYQRLMAGLRQAIEEGKLELFVADFYGRIGKPIPPLNTQ, from the coding sequence GTGAAGTACGAATTAGACACTACCGATGGCCGCGCTCGCCGCGGCCGCCTGATCTTCGATCGCGGCGTTGTGGAGACCCCGGCCTTTATGCCGGTCGGCACCTACGGCACGGTCAAGGGCATGACGCCGGAAGAAGTAAAAGAGACCGGCGCGCAAATCCTGCTGGGCAACACCTTCCACCTGTGGCTGCGCCCGGGCCAGGAGATCATGAAGCTGCACGGCGACCTGCACGACTTCATGCAGTGGCACGGCCCGATCCTCACCGATTCCGGCGGCTTCCAGGTGTTCAGCCTGGGGGCGATGCGCAAGATCAAAGAGGAAGGCGTGTATTTCCGCAACCCGATCAACGGCGACAAGGTGTTCCTGAGCCCGGAAAAATCGATGGAAATCCAGTATGACCTGGGTTCCGACATCGTGATGATCTTCGACGAGTGCACGCCGTACCCGGCCGACTGGGACTACGCCAAGCGTTCGATGGAAATGTCGCTGCGCTGGGCGCAGCGCAGCCGCCAGCGCTTCGACGAACTGAATAATAAAAATGCGTTGTTCGGCATTATTCAGGGCGGTGTTTACGAAGATTTACGTGATGTTTCAGTAAAAGGGCTGGTGGATATCGGCTTTGATGGTTACGCTGTTGGCGGCTTGGCTGTAGGCGAGCCAAAAGAGGATATGCATCGCATTCTCGAGCATGTTTGCCCGCAAATTCCGGAAGATAAGCCACGCTATCTGATGGGCGTCGGCAAGCCGGAAGATCTGGTGGAAGGCGTGCGTCGCGGCATCGATATGTTCGACTGCGTCATGCCGACGCGCAACGCCCGCAACGGCCATCTGTTCGTGACTGACGGTGTGGTAAAAATCCGTAATGCCAAGCACAAGGATGATACTTCTCCGCTGGATAAAGACTGTGATTGCTACACCTGTCGCAATTACAGCCGCGCCTACTTGCATCATCTCGATCGTTGCAACGAAATACTGGGTGCCCGACTGAACACTATTCATAACCTGCGCCACTACCAACGCCTGATGGCGGGTTTACGCCAGGCTATTGAAGAGGGTAAATTAGAGCTGTTTGTTGCGGATTTCTACGGTCGGATCGGCAAGCCGATTCCACCTTTAAATACCCAATAG
- the thiL gene encoding thiamine-phosphate kinase, with product MACGEFDLIARYFDRFKSVRRDVQLGIGDDCALLTVAEKQLLAVSTDTLVSGVHFLPDIDPADLGYKALAVNLSDLAAMGADPAWLSLALTLPEVNETWLKAFSDSLFEQLNYYGMQLIGGDTTRGPLSMTLTIQGLIPAGRALTRSGARIGDWIYVTGTLGDSAAGLAVIQRRLQVADAQARDYLIGRHLRPQPRVLQGQALRDLASSAIDISDGLISDLKHVLKASECGARIDLDELPLSQALSSQVDAEQALRWALTGGEDYELCFTVPEINRGALEVALSHLGADYTCIGQIGPLSEGIKFYRNDEAVELAWKGFDHFSAEQSKHG from the coding sequence ATGGCATGCGGCGAATTTGACCTCATTGCCCGCTATTTTGACCGGTTTAAGAGCGTACGCCGGGACGTACAGTTGGGCATTGGAGATGACTGCGCACTGTTGACAGTGGCAGAAAAACAACTTTTGGCCGTCAGTACCGATACCCTGGTTTCTGGCGTTCATTTCCTGCCGGATATCGATCCGGCCGATCTCGGCTACAAGGCGCTGGCGGTAAATCTGAGCGATCTGGCGGCGATGGGCGCCGATCCGGCCTGGCTTTCGCTGGCCCTTACCCTGCCTGAAGTGAACGAAACCTGGCTGAAGGCCTTCAGCGACAGCCTGTTCGAGCAGCTTAATTACTACGGCATGCAGCTGATTGGCGGCGACACCACGCGCGGCCCGCTCAGCATGACGTTGACCATCCAGGGGCTGATCCCGGCCGGGCGGGCTTTGACCCGCAGCGGCGCGCGCATCGGCGACTGGATCTACGTGACCGGCACGCTGGGCGACAGCGCGGCCGGGCTGGCGGTGATTCAGCGTCGTTTGCAGGTTGCCGATGCGCAGGCGCGGGATTACCTGATTGGCCGCCACCTGCGGCCGCAGCCGCGGGTATTGCAGGGCCAGGCGTTGCGAGATTTGGCCAGCTCGGCGATCGACATCTCCGACGGCCTGATCTCCGACCTGAAGCACGTGCTGAAGGCCAGCGAATGCGGCGCGCGCATCGATCTGGATGAGCTGCCGCTGTCGCAGGCGCTGAGCAGCCAGGTAGATGCCGAACAGGCGTTGCGCTGGGCATTGACCGGCGGCGAAGATTACGAGCTGTGCTTCACCGTGCCGGAAATCAACCGCGGCGCGCTGGAAGTGGCGTTGAGCCATCTCGGGGCGGATTACACCTGTATCGGCCAGATTGGTCCGCTGTCGGAAGGCATCAAATTCTACCGCAACGATGAGGCGGTGGAGCTGGCGTGGAAAGGGTTCGATCATTTCAGCGCGGAGCAGAGCAAGCATGGATGA
- a CDS encoding SadB/YajI family lipoprotein, whose amino-acid sequence MTTSYPKVCLLAAAVLLAGCAQDPEVPTLRHQVVELSQKVNRLTNQAAALEQQNQLNQRSDSGVYLLPAANTAARLQSSLGELSVSLSNIRSEANGTQAQLHLRILSQATLPAFKAVVDWGQLDAATGKPLEAEALSQPIASADSLLPKSGQTFELRFSGLTPDQLGFVRLHSVVPTAQPAVVQQN is encoded by the coding sequence ATGACAACCAGTTATCCAAAAGTCTGCCTGCTCGCCGCCGCCGTTCTGCTGGCGGGCTGCGCGCAGGATCCTGAGGTGCCGACGCTGCGCCATCAGGTGGTCGAGTTAAGCCAGAAAGTGAACCGGCTGACCAATCAGGCCGCTGCGCTGGAGCAGCAGAATCAGCTCAATCAGCGTTCCGACAGCGGCGTTTATTTGCTGCCGGCGGCCAATACCGCCGCCCGCTTGCAGAGCAGCCTCGGCGAGCTGAGCGTGTCGCTGAGCAACATCAGGAGCGAGGCCAACGGCACCCAGGCGCAGCTGCACCTGCGCATTCTCTCCCAGGCCACGCTGCCGGCCTTTAAAGCGGTGGTGGACTGGGGCCAGCTGGACGCCGCCACCGGCAAACCGCTGGAAGCCGAAGCTCTGTCACAACCGATCGCCAGCGCCGATTCGCTGCTACCGAAATCCGGGCAAACGTTCGAGCTGCGTTTCAGCGGCCTGACGCCGGATCAACTCGGTTTCGTCCGCCTGCACAGCGTAGTGCCAACCGCCCAGCCGGCGGTGGTGCAGCAAAACTGA
- the pgpA gene encoding phosphatidylglycerophosphatase A, which translates to MDEAKRRLRMSNPWHLLATGFGSGLSPVMPGTMGSLAAIPVWLLLIQLPWQLYSLLVMFSICIGVYLCHQTAKDMRVHDHGSIVWDEFVGMWITLMALPVNDWQWVAAGFVIFRILDIWKPWPIRWFDRNVHGGMGIMVDDIVAGVLSAGIIYLIGHYWPIGLF; encoded by the coding sequence ATGGATGAAGCCAAACGCCGCCTGCGGATGAGTAATCCGTGGCATCTGCTGGCTACCGGCTTCGGCAGCGGTTTGTCGCCGGTTATGCCGGGCACCATGGGGTCGCTGGCGGCAATTCCGGTCTGGTTGCTGCTGATCCAACTGCCCTGGCAGCTCTACTCGCTACTGGTGATGTTTAGCATCTGCATCGGTGTGTATCTGTGCCATCAGACCGCCAAAGACATGCGGGTGCACGATCACGGCAGCATCGTCTGGGACGAGTTTGTCGGCATGTGGATCACGCTGATGGCGCTGCCGGTCAACGATTGGCAATGGGTAGCCGCCGGCTTTGTGATTTTCCGCATTCTGGATATCTGGAAGCCCTGGCCGATCCGCTGGTTCGATCGCAACGTGCACGGCGGCATGGGCATCATGGTGGACGACATCGTCGCCGGGGTGTTGTCCGCCGGCATCATCTATCTGATTGGCCATTACTGGCCTATCGGTCTGTTCTGA
- the secF gene encoding protein translocase subunit SecF, protein MAQDYTVEQLNYGRKVYDFMRWDYVAFGISLLLLVASIATMSVRGFNWGLDFTGGTVIEINLEKPANLDLMRDTLEKAGFQDPVIQNFGSSRDVMVRMPPATGTAGQELGNKVIGVINDAVDKNATVKRIEFVGPSVGSELAQTGGMALLVALICILIYVGFRFEWRLALGAVIALAHDVIITMGVLSLFRIEIDLTIVASLMSVIGYSLNDSIVVSDRIRENFRKIRRGTPYEIMNVSLTQTLSRTLMTSGTTLMVVLMLYIFGGAMLQGFSLAMLIGVSIGTVSSIYVASALALKLGMKREHMLQQKVEKEGADQPSILP, encoded by the coding sequence GTGGCACAGGATTATACTGTTGAGCAACTCAACTACGGCCGTAAAGTCTACGACTTTATGCGCTGGGATTACGTGGCCTTCGGCATCTCATTGCTGCTGTTGGTCGCGTCAATCGCCACCATGTCGGTGCGCGGGTTTAACTGGGGTCTGGATTTTACCGGCGGTACGGTAATTGAAATCAACCTGGAAAAACCGGCCAACCTCGACCTGATGCGCGATACGCTGGAAAAAGCCGGGTTCCAGGACCCGGTTATCCAGAACTTCGGCAGCAGCCGCGACGTCATGGTGCGTATGCCACCGGCGACCGGCACCGCAGGCCAGGAACTGGGCAATAAGGTGATCGGCGTGATCAACGACGCGGTGGACAAAAACGCCACCGTGAAGCGCATCGAGTTCGTCGGCCCGAGCGTGGGCAGCGAACTGGCGCAAACCGGCGGCATGGCGCTGCTGGTGGCGTTGATCTGTATTCTGATCTACGTGGGTTTCCGCTTCGAATGGCGCCTGGCGCTGGGGGCGGTTATCGCGCTGGCGCACGACGTGATCATCACCATGGGCGTGTTGTCGCTGTTTCGCATCGAGATTGACCTGACCATCGTCGCTTCACTGATGTCGGTTATCGGTTACTCGCTGAACGACAGCATCGTGGTTTCCGACCGTATTCGTGAGAACTTCCGCAAGATCCGTCGCGGCACGCCTTACGAAATCATGAACGTGTCGCTGACCCAAACGCTGAGCCGTACGCTGATGACCTCCGGCACCACCCTGATGGTGGTACTGATGCTGTACATCTTCGGCGGCGCGATGCTGCAAGGCTTTTCGCTGGCGATGCTGATCGGCGTGTCGATCGGTACCGTGTCCTCCATCTACGTCGCGTCCGCGCTGGCGTTGAAGCTGGGTATGAAACGCGAGCACATGCTGCAGCAGAAAGTGGAAAAAGAGGGCGCAGATCAGCCTTCGATTCTGCCGTAA
- a CDS encoding aldo/keto reductase: MKYLKLGNTDLNVSRICLGCMTYGEPHRGNHAWTLPEESSRPLLKQALEAGINFFDTANSYSDGSSEEIVGRALRDFARRDEVVIATKVYFPLSNLERGLSRAKIMQSIDDSLRRLGTDYVDLLQIHRWDYETPLEETLEALHDVVKAGKARHIGASSMYAWQFAKALYTADLHGWTRFVSMQDQYNLIQREEEREMHPLCAAEGIAVLPWSPLARGRLTRPWGETTARTVSDQVGKNLYDETAGIDGIIAERVASLAEERGVSRAQIALAWLLSKPAVSAPIVGASRSEQLADAIAAVDLSLTPQEVAELETAYVPHHVTGFE; encoded by the coding sequence ATGAAGTACTTGAAACTGGGCAACACCGATCTTAACGTTTCACGCATCTGCCTGGGTTGTATGACCTATGGCGAACCCCATCGCGGTAACCACGCCTGGACGCTGCCGGAGGAGAGCAGCCGGCCGCTGCTGAAGCAGGCGCTGGAGGCGGGCATCAACTTTTTCGACACCGCCAACAGTTATTCCGACGGCAGCAGCGAAGAGATCGTCGGCCGGGCGCTGCGCGACTTTGCGCGCCGCGATGAGGTGGTGATCGCCACCAAGGTCTATTTTCCGCTGAGCAACCTGGAGCGCGGCCTGTCACGCGCTAAAATCATGCAGTCCATCGACGACAGTCTGCGCCGTTTGGGCACCGACTATGTCGATCTGCTGCAAATCCACCGGTGGGACTATGAAACGCCGCTGGAGGAAACGCTGGAAGCGCTGCACGACGTGGTCAAGGCCGGCAAGGCGCGCCATATCGGCGCTTCTTCTATGTATGCCTGGCAGTTCGCCAAGGCGCTGTATACCGCCGATCTGCACGGCTGGACGCGCTTTGTCAGCATGCAGGATCAGTACAACCTGATCCAGCGCGAAGAAGAACGCGAAATGCACCCGCTGTGCGCCGCCGAAGGCATTGCGGTGCTGCCCTGGAGCCCGTTGGCGCGCGGCAGGCTGACCCGCCCCTGGGGAGAAACCACGGCGCGCACGGTGTCCGATCAGGTCGGTAAAAATCTGTACGATGAAACCGCAGGCATCGACGGCATCATCGCCGAACGCGTGGCCAGCCTCGCTGAAGAGCGCGGCGTGTCGCGGGCGCAGATCGCCCTGGCCTGGCTGTTGAGCAAACCGGCTGTCAGCGCGCCCATCGTTGGCGCATCGCGCAGCGAACAGCTGGCCGACGCCATTGCCGCCGTCGATCTGAGCCTGACGCCGCAAGAAGTGGCCGAGCTGGAGACGGCCTATGTGCCGCATCATGTAACGGGGTTTGAATGA
- the ribD gene encoding bifunctional diaminohydroxyphosphoribosylaminopyrimidine deaminase/5-amino-6-(5-phosphoribosylamino)uracil reductase RibD yields the protein MHNDEFYMARAFELARLGRFTTAPNPNVGCVIVRDGEIVGEGYHLRAGEPHAEVHALRMAGEKARGATAYVTLEPCSHHGRTPPCADALVAAGVSRVVAAMQDPNPQVAGRGLYKLQQAGVEVRHGLMLAEAEAVNLGFLKRMRTGFPYVQLKLGASLDGRTAMASGESQWITSPEARQDVQRLRAQSAAILSTSATVLADNPSLTVRWEELDAETQRVYPHENLRQPLRIILDSQNRVTPQHRVTQQPGATWLARLQPDEQVWPPEVEQLAFPAHGGGVDLVVMMMQLAKRQVNSIWVEAGATLAGALLQAGLVDELILYIAPKLLGDNGRGLCHLPGLEQLADAPEFVFSEVRQVGPDLRLRLRAKH from the coding sequence ATGCATAACGACGAATTTTACATGGCGCGCGCCTTTGAGCTGGCGCGGCTGGGGCGCTTTACCACCGCGCCTAATCCGAACGTCGGCTGCGTTATCGTGCGCGATGGCGAAATCGTCGGAGAAGGCTATCATCTTCGCGCCGGTGAGCCCCATGCGGAAGTACATGCGCTGCGTATGGCGGGTGAGAAGGCGCGCGGCGCCACCGCTTACGTTACGCTCGAACCCTGCAGCCACCATGGCCGCACGCCGCCGTGCGCCGATGCGCTGGTGGCCGCCGGCGTGAGCCGGGTGGTCGCGGCGATGCAGGATCCCAACCCGCAGGTCGCGGGGCGGGGGCTATACAAGCTGCAGCAGGCCGGTGTGGAGGTGCGTCATGGCCTGATGCTGGCCGAGGCCGAAGCGGTGAACCTGGGCTTCCTGAAGCGCATGCGCACCGGTTTTCCCTATGTGCAGCTGAAGCTGGGCGCGTCGCTGGACGGCCGCACGGCGATGGCTTCGGGAGAGAGCCAGTGGATCACCTCGCCCGAGGCGCGGCAAGACGTGCAGCGCCTGCGGGCGCAAAGCGCCGCCATTCTCAGCACCAGTGCCACGGTGCTGGCGGACAATCCGTCGCTGACGGTGCGCTGGGAGGAGCTGGACGCCGAAACGCAGCGCGTTTATCCGCATGAGAATCTGCGCCAGCCGCTGCGCATTATCCTCGACAGCCAAAATCGGGTAACGCCGCAGCACCGGGTGACGCAGCAGCCTGGCGCCACCTGGCTGGCGCGCCTGCAGCCGGACGAGCAGGTGTGGCCGCCGGAGGTGGAGCAGCTGGCCTTCCCGGCGCACGGCGGCGGCGTCGATCTGGTGGTGATGATGATGCAGCTGGCGAAACGTCAGGTGAATTCGATCTGGGTCGAGGCGGGCGCAACGCTGGCCGGCGCGCTGCTGCAGGCCGGGTTGGTGGATGAGCTCATTTTGTACATCGCGCCAAAACTGTTGGGCGATAATGGCCGTGGCCTGTGCCATCTGCCGGGGCTTGAGCAACTGGCTGACGCCCCTGAGTTTGTCTTCAGCGAAGTGCGGCAGGTCGGCCCCGATCTGCGTCTGCGCCTGCGGGCCAAACACTGA
- the ribH gene encoding 6,7-dimethyl-8-ribityllumazine synthase yields the protein MKVIEGVVATPNARVAIAIARFNNFINDSLLQGAIDALKRIGQVADDNITVVWVPGAYELPLTARVLANTGKYDAVIALGTVIRGGTAHFEYVAGEASSGIGSVSLNTEIPVAFGVLTTESIEQAIERAGTKAGNKGAEAALTALEMINVIKAIKA from the coding sequence ATGAAAGTTATCGAAGGTGTTGTTGCTACTCCAAATGCCCGTGTGGCGATCGCAATTGCACGTTTTAACAATTTCATCAACGACAGCCTGCTGCAAGGCGCCATCGACGCGCTGAAGCGTATTGGCCAGGTTGCTGACGACAACATCACCGTTGTCTGGGTCCCGGGCGCTTACGAGCTGCCGCTGACTGCGCGCGTACTGGCCAACACCGGCAAATACGACGCGGTTATCGCACTGGGCACCGTTATCCGTGGGGGCACCGCGCACTTCGAATATGTGGCGGGCGAAGCCAGCTCCGGCATCGGTAGCGTTTCACTGAACACCGAAATCCCGGTTGCCTTTGGCGTGCTGACCACCGAAAGCATCGAACAGGCTATCGAACGTGCCGGCACCAAAGCGGGCAACAAGGGCGCTGAAGCTGCTCTGACCGCACTTGAAATGATTAATGTTATCAAAGCTATTAAAGCCTGA
- the nrdR gene encoding transcriptional regulator NrdR: MHCPFCAAVDTKVIDSRLVGDGSQVRRRRQCLVCNERFTTFEVAELVMPRVIKSDEVREPFNEDKMRRGMLKALEKRPVSSDDVENAINHIKSQLRATGEREVPTKLVGNLVMDALKKLDKVAYIRFASVYRSFEDIREFGEEIARLQD; the protein is encoded by the coding sequence ATGCATTGCCCTTTCTGCGCCGCCGTTGATACCAAAGTAATTGATTCCCGCCTGGTGGGCGATGGCTCGCAGGTGCGCCGTCGCCGTCAGTGCCTGGTGTGTAACGAACGCTTCACCACCTTCGAAGTGGCCGAGCTGGTGATGCCGCGGGTGATAAAAAGCGATGAGGTACGCGAACCCTTCAACGAAGACAAAATGCGCCGTGGCATGCTGAAAGCGCTGGAAAAGCGCCCGGTAAGCTCCGACGACGTGGAAAACGCCATCAACCATATCAAATCTCAGCTGCGCGCGACCGGCGAGCGGGAAGTGCCGACCAAGCTGGTGGGTAACCTGGTGATGGACGCGCTGAAAAAGCTGGATAAGGTTGCCTATATTCGCTTCGCGTCGGTTTACCGCAGCTTTGAAGACATCCGCGAATTCGGCGAAGAGATCGCCCGTTTGCAGGACTAA
- the yajC gene encoding preprotein translocase subunit YajC, translating to MSFFISDAVASAGAPAQGSPYSLIIMLVVFGLIFYFMILRPQQKRAKDHKKLMDSIGKGDEVLTTGGLIGRVTKVADTGIIAIALNDTTEVMIKRDFVAAVLPKGTMKAL from the coding sequence ATGAGCTTTTTCATTTCTGACGCCGTCGCATCCGCAGGGGCTCCGGCTCAGGGAAGCCCGTACTCTCTGATCATTATGCTGGTTGTGTTCGGCCTGATCTTCTATTTCATGATCCTGCGTCCACAGCAAAAACGCGCTAAAGATCATAAAAAACTGATGGACTCCATCGGCAAGGGCGACGAAGTGCTGACCACCGGTGGCCTGATTGGCCGCGTGACCAAAGTGGCCGACACCGGCATCATCGCCATTGCGCTGAACGACACCACGGAAGTGATGATCAAGCGTGACTTCGTGGCGGCCGTTCTGCCGAAAGGTACCATGAAGGCCCTGTAA
- the secD gene encoding protein translocase subunit SecD, which produces MLNRYPLWKYLMLIVVILIGLLYALPNIYGEDPAVQITGARGVAASETTLDQVRTVLEKDHIASKSIALENGAILARFKDPDVQLRAREALMAELGDKFVVALNLAPATPAWLAMLGAEPMKLGLDLRGGVHFLMEVDMDTALSKLQEQTMDTLRSELREKGIPYASIRKLDNSGVEVRFRDDAARDQAISYIGPRQRDLVLSANGSNTMKASLTDARLSEAREYAVQQNITILRNRVNQLGVAEPLVQRQGSDRIVVELPGIQDTARAKEILGATATLEFRLVNTNADTTAAANGRVPGDSEVKNTRDGQPVVLYKRVILTGDHITDSTSSTDEYNQPQVNISLDSAGGTAMSNFTKDNIGKPMATLFVEYKDSGKKDANGRAVLVKQEEVINVANIQSRLGNSFRITGIGNPNEARQLSLLLRAGALIAPIQIVEERTIGPTLGQQNITQGLEACLWGLVASIVFMVVWYRKFGMIATTALVANLVLIVGVMSLLPGATLTMPGIAGIVLTLAVAVDANVLINERIKEELKNGRSVQQAIHEGYKGAFSSIVDANITTLITAIILYAVGTGSIKGFAITTAIGVATSMFTAIVGTRAIVNLLYGGKRINKLSI; this is translated from the coding sequence GTGCTAAACCGTTATCCTTTGTGGAAGTATCTGATGTTGATCGTGGTGATCCTCATCGGTCTGCTTTATGCGCTTCCCAACATCTACGGTGAGGATCCGGCCGTACAAATCACTGGCGCGCGCGGCGTCGCCGCCAGTGAAACTACGCTGGACCAGGTCCGTACCGTATTAGAAAAAGACCATATTGCGAGCAAGTCGATTGCGTTGGAAAACGGCGCCATCCTGGCTCGCTTTAAAGATCCCGACGTTCAGCTGCGCGCCCGTGAGGCCCTGATGGCGGAGCTGGGTGACAAATTCGTCGTTGCGCTGAACCTGGCCCCGGCCACGCCGGCCTGGCTGGCGATGCTGGGCGCCGAACCGATGAAACTCGGCCTTGACCTGCGTGGCGGCGTGCACTTCCTGATGGAAGTCGACATGGACACCGCGCTGAGCAAGCTGCAGGAACAGACCATGGACACCCTGCGCAGCGAGCTGCGCGAGAAGGGCATTCCTTACGCGTCTATCCGCAAGCTGGACAACAGCGGCGTGGAAGTTCGCTTCCGTGACGATGCCGCCCGCGATCAGGCCATCAGCTACATTGGCCCGCGCCAGCGCGATCTGGTGCTTTCCGCCAATGGCAGCAACACCATGAAGGCCAGCCTGACGGACGCTCGCTTGAGCGAAGCGCGCGAATACGCGGTGCAGCAGAACATCACTATCCTGCGTAACCGCGTGAACCAGCTTGGCGTCGCCGAACCGCTGGTGCAGCGTCAGGGCTCCGACCGCATCGTGGTTGAGCTGCCGGGCATCCAGGATACCGCGCGCGCCAAAGAAATTCTGGGCGCCACCGCGACCCTGGAATTCCGTCTGGTGAACACCAACGCGGACACAACCGCCGCAGCCAATGGCCGCGTACCGGGCGATTCCGAGGTGAAAAACACCCGTGATGGCCAGCCGGTCGTGCTGTACAAACGCGTGATCCTGACCGGTGACCACATCACCGACTCCACCTCGAGCACCGACGAGTACAACCAGCCGCAGGTTAACATCTCGCTGGACAGCGCCGGCGGCACCGCGATGTCCAACTTCACCAAGGACAACATCGGCAAACCGATGGCGACCCTGTTCGTGGAGTACAAGGACAGCGGCAAGAAAGACGCCAACGGCCGTGCGGTTCTGGTGAAGCAGGAAGAAGTGATCAACGTGGCGAACATTCAGTCGCGTCTGGGCAACAGCTTCCGCATCACCGGCATCGGCAACCCGAACGAAGCGCGCCAGCTTTCGCTGCTGCTGCGCGCCGGTGCGCTGATTGCGCCTATTCAGATCGTTGAAGAACGCACCATCGGCCCAACCCTGGGGCAACAGAACATTACCCAAGGTCTGGAAGCCTGCCTGTGGGGCCTGGTGGCATCCATCGTCTTCATGGTGGTTTGGTACCGCAAGTTCGGCATGATCGCCACCACGGCGCTGGTCGCCAACCTGGTGCTGATCGTCGGCGTGATGTCCCTGCTGCCGGGGGCGACGCTGACCATGCCGGGTATTGCCGGTATCGTGCTGACGCTGGCGGTGGCGGTAGACGCCAACGTACTGATAAACGAACGTATCAAGGAAGAGCTGAAGAACGGACGTTCCGTTCAGCAGGCTATCCATGAGGGCTATAAAGGCGCGTTCTCCAGTATCGTCGACGCCAATATTACCACGCTGATCACCGCGATCATTCTGTACGCAGTGGGCACCGGTTCGATCAAAGGCTTTGCGATTACCACCGCAATCGGTGTGGCGACGTCCATGTTCACCGCGATTGTCGGTACCCGTGCCATCGTCAACCTGCTTTACGGCGGCAAACGCATTAACAAGCTGTCTATCTGA